One genomic window of Providencia hangzhouensis includes the following:
- a CDS encoding MFS transporter — MNDNKMTSTELRSTWGLGSVFSLRMLGMFMVLPILTSYGMHLQGASEFLVGVAIGIYGLSQAVFQIPFGLMSDKIGRKPLIIIGLVIFIIGSIVAALSDSIWGIIIGRALQGAGAISAAVMALLSDLTREQNRTKAMAFLGISFGLTFAIALVLGPIIANWVGLSGLFWGIALLAVGAIAVTVFVVPNTNTHVLNRESAFVQGNLKTVLMHPQLLKLNIGILSLHTLLMSSFVALPLIMTDSGFLAKDHWKAYLVTMLIAFVTVLPFIIYAEKYRKMKQVFLFCIAVLALAEITLWFSGSHLWVIFLGIQLFFIAFNIMEAILPSLISKEAPAGYKGTAMGVYSTSQFLGVAIGGIVGGWLYSFEGASTVFIGGLILTIIWFIISLTMQQPPYVSSIRIELPNHIGDTRALEKKLQAQEGVMEALVVDEEFSAYVKVDRKIINREQLEALINQ; from the coding sequence ATGAATGATAACAAAATGACATCCACAGAGCTTAGATCCACTTGGGGATTAGGCTCCGTTTTCTCCTTGCGAATGCTTGGAATGTTTATGGTATTACCTATTTTGACCAGCTATGGGATGCATTTACAAGGTGCTAGCGAGTTCTTAGTGGGTGTCGCTATTGGTATCTATGGCCTTAGCCAAGCCGTTTTTCAAATCCCTTTTGGTTTAATGTCAGATAAGATTGGTAGGAAACCTTTAATTATTATTGGGTTAGTTATTTTTATTATCGGAAGTATCGTTGCAGCACTAAGCGATTCTATTTGGGGAATTATTATTGGTCGGGCTTTACAAGGCGCCGGAGCAATTTCTGCTGCCGTCATGGCATTACTTTCTGACCTAACTCGAGAGCAAAATCGCACTAAAGCCATGGCATTTTTAGGTATTAGTTTCGGTTTAACTTTTGCTATCGCCCTCGTACTTGGCCCAATTATCGCTAATTGGGTTGGTTTAAGTGGCTTATTTTGGGGGATAGCGCTACTTGCAGTTGGTGCTATTGCAGTGACTGTTTTTGTTGTTCCTAATACTAATACTCATGTCTTAAATCGTGAGTCTGCATTTGTGCAAGGTAATTTAAAAACGGTTTTAATGCACCCTCAATTACTCAAATTAAATATAGGGATCCTCAGCTTACACACCCTACTGATGTCCAGTTTTGTTGCTCTGCCTCTTATCATGACTGACTCTGGCTTTTTAGCGAAAGACCATTGGAAAGCCTATTTAGTCACGATGTTAATTGCTTTTGTCACCGTACTTCCGTTCATTATTTATGCGGAAAAATACCGCAAAATGAAACAAGTCTTCTTATTCTGTATTGCCGTTTTAGCATTGGCCGAAATTACCTTATGGTTTTCTGGTAGTCACTTATGGGTGATTTTCTTAGGTATTCAACTGTTTTTTATCGCTTTCAATATCATGGAAGCCATTTTACCGTCACTCATAAGCAAAGAGGCGCCTGCGGGCTATAAAGGAACTGCCATGGGCGTTTACTCCACTAGCCAGTTTTTAGGCGTTGCCATCGGGGGTATTGTTGGTGGGTGGTTATACAGTTTTGAAGGAGCTAGTACCGTTTTTATTGGTGGTTTAATTTTGACCATTATCTGGTTTATCATTAGCCTGACAATGCAGCAGCCTCCTTATGTCAGCAGTATTCGTATTGAATTACCCAACCATATTGGAGATACAAGAGCTCTTGAGAAAAAATTACAAGCTCAAGAAGGGGTGATGGAAGCGCTTGTCGTTGACGAGGAATTTAGTGCTTATGTTAAAGTTGATAGAAAAATCATCAATCGAGAGCAACTTGAAGCATTAATAAATCAGTAA